In Amycolatopsis sp. FBCC-B4732, the genomic stretch GCGTTCGCCCGCGGGGCGCGGGAAAGCGAGCCGTTCCCCGAGGCGCGGACGGTCGCCTTCGGCATCACCGTGCCGAAGGCCATCGGCGACTTCCTGGTGCTCGACGCCGTGTACGCGACCGGCGGGACCGCGGTCGCCGTCACCGACGAGGAACTCGTTGCGGCGCAACGGGAACTCACCGAGCGCGAAGGCACTTTCGTCTGCCCCGAAGGCGGCGCGTGCTTCGCCGCGCTGCGGCACCTTCGCGAGTCCGGCTGGCTCGAAGGCGACGAAGACGTCGTCGTGCTCAACACCGGCGCCGGGATCAAGTACCCGGAGACGGTGCCGCTCGACGTCCCGCTGCTGGCGAAGACGGACTCGATTCCTTAGAGGACCGAGCGGACCGTTTCGGGGTCGCGGGCGACGACGGTGGTGCCGTCGTCGGCCGTGATGATCGGCCGCTGGATCAGCTTGGGGTGCTCGGCCAGCGCGTCGATCCAGCGGGACCGGTCGTCGGGCGTGCGGCCCCACGACTTCAGGCCGAGGTCCTTCGCGACCGGCTCGGCCGTGCGCGCGATGTCCCACGGTTCGAGGCCGAGGCGCTTGAGCACTTCGGTCAGCTCCGCCGCCGTCGGCGGGTCGTCGAGGTAGCGGCGCACGGTGTACTGCGCGCCCGCTTCGTCCAGCATCGACACCGCTGACCGGCACTTCGAGCACGCCGGGTTGACCCAGATCTCCACGGCGGGAGCTTACCGCGCTGGTTTTGGAGCAGCTGTTCTGTTACGGTCGCGGCATGCCCCGCCCCCGTGTCCACGACCTCGACGCGCTGCTCGACGTCGCCGAGCGGCTGGTCGCGTCGTCGGGGTACGAGAACGTGACCGTGCGCGGGCTGGCGACGGCCGCGGGCGTGCCGAACGGCACGATCTACCACGCGTTCGGCTCGCTCAGCGAACTGCTGGCGCGGGTCTGGGTGCGCGCGGCGACGGCGTTCCTCGACCTGCAGACGTCGCTGGTGGACGCCGCGGAAACGCCGGTCGACGCGGTGGTCGCGGCGGCCGGCACCCCCGCGTTGTTCGCCGACCGGCGGCCCGACGCGGCCCGGATGCTGCTGAAGGTCCGGGGCGACCGGCTCTTCGGGCCCGAACTGCCCGACGAGCTCGCCGACACCCTGCACGCGCTGGACAACCGGTTGGTCGCGCTGCTGGTCCGGCTCGCGCGACTGGTGTGGGACCGCGGCGACGGCCTGGCCGTCGAGGTGATCACCACCTGCGTCGTCGACCTGCCGACCGCGTTCTTCCGCCGCGACCTCACCGATCCCCTGGTGCGGGCGCGGCTCGCCGCCGCCGTGCGGGCCGTGCTGACCGTGCCACCCCGAGAAAAGGACCGACCGTGACCGTTTCCGTGCTTCACCTGGGTGACGACGAGAACCGCTTCTCGCCCGAGTGGCTGCAGCGCGTGCATTCCTTTTTGGACGGTGTCGAAGGCGCGCTGGTGACCACCGGCGGCGGGAAGTTCTACTCCAACGGCCTCGACCTCGAATGGCTCACCGCGCACGGCGACCAGGCCCAGTCCTACGTCACCGACGTGCAGGAGCTGTTCGCACGGGTGCTGACGCTGCCGGTGCCGACGGTCGCGGCGATCAACGGCCACGCGTTCGGCGCGGGCGCGATGCTGGCGATGGCGCACGACTTCCGCGTGATGCGCGCGGATCGCGGCTACTTCTGCTTCCCGGAGGCGGACATCAACATCCCGTTCACGCCGGGGATGGCCGCGCTGATCCAGGGCAAGCTGACCCCGGCGGCGGCGATCGCTTCGATGACGACCGGACGCCGGTTCGGCGGCGCGGACGCGCTGGAAACCGGGCTGGTGGACGAAATCGCGGGCGAGGCCGAGCTGGTGGAGGTGGCGTCCGGGCGGGTCCGGGCGCTGGCGGGCAAGGACCGCGGCACCCTGGGCGCGATCAAGGCGACGATGTTCGCCCCCGCGGTGACGGCTTTGCGCGCGCCTGCTTAGACCTGGTCTCGAACATCGACGAGCTCGACTGGACCAGACCGGCCGCAGCCCCACTGACCGGGGTAAAGCCGGCTCTCAGTACCACGTTCTGTGCGACGCGAACGGGCTACCGCTGCACATCATGTTGTCGGCGGCGAACACCCACGACAGCACGCTGTTCGAGCCGCTGCCGGACACGAACCCCGACCGTGCGCGGCCACCACGGCCGGGCGGGCCGGCCACGATGCCGACCGGACGAGCTGCACGCCGACAAGGGCTACGACTACCGCCGCTACCTGACCCGCCGCGGTACCGAGGTCCGTATCGCCCGGCGCGGGATCGAGGGTGAGTCCCGCCCCGGCCGGGTCCGCTGGGTCGTCGAACGCACCACGCCGGCGCTACTCACGCCGGCACGGGCCCCCGTCACCACGAGGGAGATCGATCTCCTGGAGGAGCCCGCAGCCGCGTTGCCGACGGCCCCATCGGTGGGGCCGCCGCTTCAGAGGCGTTCGATGCGGTCGGCCTGCGGGCCCCGGTCGCTCTGACGCACCGCGTACCGGACCCGGTCACCCTTCTGCAGCGGCTCCGACCCCATGATCACGGACGCGTGGGCGAAGAGATCTTCGCCGCCTGCGTCCGGGGTGATGAAGCCGAAGCCACGGTCGTCGTCGTAGCGCGCTACGACGCCCTCGCCGCCTCGTACGGGCACGTCCCGCGCCGCCGGCCCTGCGGCCGCGGCAGGTGCCGGGCGCTGCGGCGCCGTCTGGGGCTCGGCGCCCCGGACCAGGTGCACGTCGCGGGCCTGCGGGCCCTTGTCTCCACTAGCCACCTCGTAGGCGACGCGGTCGCCCTCCGCGAGCCACGTCAGTCCCTCGGCCAGGGCCCGGGCGTGAACGAAGACGTCCCCGGCGCCGGAGTCGGGGTTGATGAAGCCGAAGCCCTTGTCCTCGTCGTACCAGGCCACCGTGCCGTCGGCACCGTCCGCGTTACCGGCCGCGGCGGGTGAGCCGGCCCCTGCTCCCAGCGGGATCACGTGCCCGGCCTGCGGGCCGCGCTCGCCTTCGACGATCAGGAAGGCCACCCGCTGCCCCTCGGCGACCACGCCGCCGGTCACGATGGCGGAGCTGTGCACGAAGATGTCGGCGCCGCCGCCGTCCGGCGACGCGAAGCCGTACCCCTTGCCCGGCTCGTACCAGTTGATGGTGCCGAGCAGGCCCACGGCGCTGCCGGTGGCCGCATCGGCGGTGACGCGAACGCGCAGCGCCTGGGGCCCGCGGTCGTTCTCGCCGACCTCGAACACGACGGCCTGACCCTCGCGGAGCACTCTCTCGCCGCCGTCCCCGACGATCTCGGAGGCGTGCACGAACACGTCCGGCGAGCCGTCCTCGGGCGCGAGGAAGCCGAACCCACGTTCGGCGTCGAACCAACGGACGGTCCCTTGCGGCATCAAAAGCTCCAGGTCGAGAGGGCGGGCACTGGCCCCCAGTCTCCCTGACCGACCTCCGGTCCGTCGGACCGGGCCCACAGGCGGGCGGTGCGGAGCCACGGGCGGGCGTTGGTTCACCCGGCGACACGCCGAGTTCGAGACCGGGTCTTGGGCCTCCGGCCCCCGGTGTCCATTCCACCGGCGGGCACCGACAGTTCCGGGAAGTCCGTGACTGCCACCTTCACGGCTTGGCGACCTCGGCGAGGCGGCGGCGCAGGTGGGCGCGTTCCGGTTCCGTGCCCGCGAGGGACAGCGCCTCCCGGTAGGCCTCGGCGGCCTCGGGGTGGCGACCCAGGCGACTGAGCAAGTCGCCGCGGGCCGCCGGGAATGGGCTGTACTCGCGCAAGCGGGGTTCGCCCGCCAGTGCGTCGAGCAGGGACAGGCCCGCTGCCGGGCCGTCGCGCATCGCCACGGCCACCGCTCGGTTCAGGTCCACCACCGGGGAGGGGGCCAGGCCGCGCAGGACGTCGTACAGCGCGACGATCTGCGGCCAGTCCGTGCTCGCCACGTCCGGGGCCTCGTCGTGCAGCGCCGCGATCGCCGCCTGGACGCCGTAGAGCCCGGGTGGGCCGCCGGTCAGCGCCGTCTCGACCAGCGGCGTGCCCTCCTCGATCATCGCGCGGTCCCAGCGGGTGCGGTCCTGGTCGTCGAGCAGGACCACCGCGCCGTCCGGGCCGGTGCGGGCGTCGCGGCGGGCGTGGATCAGCACCAGCAACGCCAGCAGGCCCGCGACCTCGCGTTCGGCGGGCAGCAGGCGGCGCAGGATCCGGGCCAGCCGGATGGCCTCCTCCGCCAGGTCGAGCCGCTGCAGCTCCGGGCCCGAGCTGGCCGCGTACCCCTCGGTGAAGATCGAGTAGACGACCTGGAGCACGCCCGGCAGCCGCCCGGGCAGCTCGGCCGGGTCCGGGACGCGGAACGGGATCCGCAGCGTGCGGATCCGGTGCTTCGCCCGGACGATCCGCTTCCCCATCGTCGCGCTCGGCACCAGGAACGCGCGCGCCACCTCCGGCGTGGTCAGCCCGGCGAGGCAACGCAACGTCAGGGCCGTGCGGTCCTCCGCGGGCAACGCCGGGTGCGCGCACGTGAAGAACAGCTGGAGCCGCTCGTCCGGCAGCCCGCCGTCGGACTCCGGCGCGGGCGCCGCGCGCTCGGCCTCGACCTGCAGCACCGCGAGCCGGGCCGCGTAGGCCTGGTCGCGGCGCAGGCGGTCGACGGCCTTGCGCCGCGCCGTCGTCATCAGCCACGCGCCCGGCTTCGGCGGCACGCCCTCGGCCGGCCAGTGCACCAGCGCGGCTTCGATGGCCTCCGATGTGACCTCCTCGGCCAGGTCGAGGTCGCCGAACCGGCGGACGAGCGCGGCCAGCAGCAGCCCGCGCTCCTCCCGGAACACCGCCTCCAGTATCAACCGGGGCTTCGCCCCGGGCCGGGGGCTCTGCCACCCGGAACCCCCGAAAGCATTCATCGACGCCGCCGCCCGCTCCGACACCGCTGTCAGTCCCCGTAGGACGCGAGCGGGCGCACCACGATGTGGCCGCCGTCGCGGGAGCCGGGGCAGCGGGCCGCCCAGTCGAGGGCGACGTCGAAGTCCGGCACGTCGATGACGAAGTAGCCCCCGAGCACCTCGCGGGACTCGGCGAACGGCCCGTCGGTGACGATCCGCTCGCCGGTCTCGGTGACGCGGACCGCGGCGGCCGTGGTGAAGTCGGCGAGCGAGTTCCCGCCGACGTGGACGCCGGCGTCCTTCATGGACTTGTCGAACAGCATCCAGTCCTCGGGCGTGCTGCAGCCGGTCGGCTCGCCCTGGGCGTCGAGGCTGGCGTTGATCAGCATCAGGTACTTCACGGGATCCTCCGGTGTCTCGGTTGCCGTACGCGATCACTACGAACGGCCGGCGCCGCCTTGGACACCCTCGCCGAAGATTTTCTCATGTCAAGAAACTTTGACACGGTGTCTGGTTTGTTTTACCTTGGCGAAGGTGACCCACGAAGAGAAGAACGCCTGGATCCGGGGGCTCGCCGCGGTGGTGAGCTACGCGCTCTACCTCGTCCTGGTCCTCGGCCGGGCCGGCGGGCGGCCGCTGGCCGAAGTCCCGTACGCCGCGACGCTGCTCTGGACGATCGGCGCCTCCATCGCCGCGGCGATCGTGCTGAGCATCGTGGCCGCGGTGGTTTCGAAGGACGGCGAGAAGGACCAGCGCGACCGCGAGATCGGCCGGTTCGGCGACCACGTCGGGCAGGCGTTCGTCGCCATCGGCGCGGTGGCCGCGCTGCTGCTGGCGCTGGTCGAAGCACCGCACTTCTGGATCGCCAACACCGTCTACCTGGCGTTCACGCTCTCCGCGGTGCTCGGGTCGGCCGCCCGGATCTCCGCCTACCGCCGGGGTTTCCAGCCGTGGTGAAACCGACCCGCGTCACGAACTCGATCCGCGCCCTCCGGTTCGCCAACGGCCAGATGACCCAGGCCGACCTCGCCACCCGGATCGGCGTCACCCGCCAGACCGTCATCGCGATCGAGCAGGGCCGCTACTCCCCCTCGCTCGAGATGGCGTTCCAGCTCGCGCACGTGTTCGGCGTCCCGCTCGAAGAAGTGTTCCAGTACCCGGAGGAGTCCTCGTGAAAGCGATCGTCCAGTCCCGCTACGGAAGTCCCGGCCTGCTCGAATTCCGGGACGTCGACAGACCTTCGCCCGGCGCCGGCGAGGTCGTCGTGCGCGTGCACGCGGCCGGCGTCGACCCGGGCGTGTGGCACCTGACCACCGGGCAGCCCTACCTGTTGCGGCTCCTGGGTTTCGGCCTGCGGCGGCCGAAACAGCCGGTGCGCGGCCTGGACTTCGCCGGCACGGTCGAAGAGACCGGCGACGGCGTGACGCGGTTCCGGCCGGGCGACGAGGTGTTCGGCGGCTGCGCGGGCTCGTTCGCCGAACTCGCCGTCGCCGACCAGGACCTCGTCGCGGCGAAACCCGCGCGCCTGTCGTTCGAACAGGCAGCATCAGTCCTGGTCTCCGGCGGCACCGCCCTGCAGGCCCTGCGCGACGCGGGCCGGGTCCAGCCGGGGCAGCGCGTCCTCGTCATCGGCGCGGCGGGCGGGGTGGGCTCCTTCGCCGTCCAGCTCGCCAAGGCCTTCGGCGCGCACGTGACCGGCCTCTGCAGCACCGCCAAGACGGACCTGGTCCGCGCGCTCGGCGCCGACCACGTCCTCGACTACACGCGCGAGGACTTCACGGCGGACCGGTACGACCTGATCATCGACACCGCGGGCCTGCGCTCGCTGACCCGCCTGCGCCGGGCGCTGACCCCGCGCGGAACGCTGGTGATCGTCGGCGGCGAAGGCGGCCGGTGGCTCGGCGGCATCCAGCGGGTGCTCTTCGCGGCACTGCTGAACCCGCTCGTGCGGCACCGGCTGCGGGGGCTCGTCGCCCGCGAGCGCGGCGCGGATCTCGAAACCCTGCGGGAGCTGATCGAAGCCGGGAAGCTCACGCCGGTGCTCGACCGGACCTACCCGCTCGCCGACGCCGCGGCCGCGATCGGGCACCTCCACGCGGGCCGCGCGGCGGGCAAGGTCGTCCTGCTCCCCTGAAGCGGCCCGTCACCGGAAGGCACCGGCGTGCGCGGCCGCCTCGCGCGCCCGCGCCGGCCTGCCGGGGGAGCTTTCGCGCCGACGGTGCCGGTGGCGCCGGTGACCAGGAACATCTCCGCCCCCCAGGATCGTCCTGGCCCACCGCAGCGCCACCGGCCGCCGCGTCAGCCCTGCTGCAGGTCCTCGAACTCGACGACCTGCCGGACCTCGACCTCGATCTCCATGTCGAACAGCTCGACGTAGCGCCGGGCGAACTCGACGGCTTCCGCGCGGTCCGCGGCGTTGATCAGCGCGAACCCGCCGATGACCTCCTTGGCCTCGGCGAAGGGGCCGTCGGTGACGCGGATCGCGGCCCCGCGCGGCTTGCGGACCAGCGCGCCCTTGTCGGACTTGTGCACGCCCTCCGCCGTGATCAGGATGCCCTTCTCCGCCGACTCCTGGATGAACCCGCCCATCTTCTCCACGAACTCCGGGCTGGGGTTCCACGCCTGCGGGTCGCTCTCGTCGATCCGGTGCATCATGAGGAAACGCATGGTCTTGCTCCCTGGTCTTCCTGGCCGTGGTCCGGAGCCTTCCGGACGCGATGACCGGCCTTCACCCCCGCGTCGATCGGCCGCACGCGGCGTTCGACATTTCTCCCGGACATCTTCCCGGGCAGAGTACTGTGACGCGCGTCACCATCGGCTGGAGGTGCCCGATGCCCGTCGTGCTCGCGATCGGAACGCGCAAAGGCCTGTGGCTGGCGACCAGCCACGACGACCGGAAGACCTGGGAGGTGACCGGCCCGCACCACCCGATGACCGACGTCTACGCCGTCGGCATCGACACCCGCCGCGCCACTCCGCGCCTGCTCGCCGGGGTGACCAGCGAGCACTTCGGGCCGAGCGTCGCCACCAGCGACGACCTCGGCGCGACCTGGGACGAACCCGGCCACGCGCCGATCGCGTTCCCGCCGGACACCGGCGAATCCCTCGCCAGGGCGTGGCAGCTCGTGCCCGGCCCGGCGAGCGAACCGGACGTCGTCTACGCCGGCACCGAGCCGTCCGCGCTGTTCCGCTCCACCGACGGCGGCCGCACGTACGAGCTGGTCCGCGGCCTGTGGGAGCACCCGCACCGGGAGCACTGGACGCCCGGGGGCGGCGGCAAGGCGATCCACACCGTGCTCCCGCACGCGACCGAACCCGGCCACGTCACCGTCGCGATGTCCACCGGCGGCGTCTACCGCACCGAGGACGGCGGCGAGTCGTGGCGGGCGAGCAACACCGGCATCAAGGCCGTCCACGTCCCCGACCCGTACCCCGAATACGGCCACTGCGTGCACAAGGTCGCCACGCACCCGGCCGCGCCGGACCGCTTCTACGCGCAGGTGCACCACGGCGTCTACCGCAGCGACGACGGCGGCGCGAGCTGGCAGTCCATCGCCGACGGGCTGCCCAGCGACTTCGGCTTCCCCGTCGTCGTCCACCCGCACCGGCCCGAGGTGATCTACACGTTCCCGCTGGTCGCCGACGCCCTGCGGTTCCCCCCGGACGGCCGCTGCCGCGTGTACCGCAGCGAGGACGCCGGGAAGTCGTGGGAAGCGGTGGGCGCCGGTCTGCCGGACGGCTACTGGGCGGGCGTGCTGCGGGACGCGCTGTGCACCGACGACGCCGACCCGGCCGGGGTGTACTTCGGCTCGCGCTGCGGCGAGGTCTACGCCAGCCGCGACGACGGCGACAGCTGGCAGCTCGTCGCGGCGCACCTGCCCGACGTGCTGAGCGTCCGCGCGGCGACGGTGTGACCGTGCGGATCACCGTGCTGCTACCCGGAACGCTGCGCGAGAAGGCGGGCGGTGAGGCGAAGCTGGACGTCGAAGTCGGCGAGCCGGCCACCCTGGGCACCCTGCTCGACGCCCTCGCCGAGCGCTACCCGGCACTCGAACGGCGGCTGCGCGACGAGCAGGCGGGACTGCGCCGGTACGTCAACTTCTTCGTCGACGGCGAGGAGTGCCGCCACCGCGGCGGCCCCGACGTCGTGCTCCGCGACGCCGCCGAGGTGCAGATCATCCCGTCGGTCGCGGGAGGCTGAGCGCCTCGGCCCGGCGCCGGGTGCCCACCAGCGCCAGCGCGAGCAGCCCGGCACCGAGCCCGGCGACCAGCCACCACACGCCGTGCGCGCTGCCGGCGAGCGCGACACCCAGGGTGGTGCCGGTCTGCCGTCCGGTGGACGCCAGTGAGGCGGCCACCCCCGCCATCGACCCGGGCATCCCGGAGACGGCGGTGTTCGTGATCGGCGGGTTGACCGTGCCGAGGAAGACGCCGAACAGCAGGAAGACCGCGAGCACCAGGGGCAGCGGCGTCGCCGGGCCGAGCCACGCCGCCGCGGCGCCGCCGAGGGCGAGCGCGCTGCCGGCGACGACCAGCGGCAGCCGCGGCCCGGTGGTGCCGACCAGGCGCCCGGTGCGCGGCGACAGCACGAGGACCAGAACGCCGACCGGGAGCAGGCATAGCCCGGCCGCCAGCGGCGGCAGGCCGCGGACGTCCTGGAGGTACTGGGTGGCGGTGAACAGGAAGATCCCGAACCCGCACAGGGCCAGCACCGCCATCACGATCGCCGAGCTGAAGGCGACGTTGCGGAACAGGTGCAGCTCCAGCAGCGGGTCGGTGCGCCGCGGTTCGTGCGCGAGCAGGCCGGCCACGCCGAGCGCGGCGACCGCGAACAGGCCGAGGACCAGCGGCGACGTCCAGCCCAGCGGGCGCGACTCGATCAGCGCGTAGACGACGCTGCCGAGCACCACCAGCACGAGGAGCTGCCCGAGCGGGTCGAACCGGCGGGCGCGGGGCGCGCGGGACTCGGGCACGAAGAGCGCGGTGGCCACGAGTGCCGCGGCGACGATCGGGACGTTGACCCAGAAGACCGCGCGCCAGCCGAAGCCGTCGACGAGCGCGCCGCCGAGGATCGGCCCGAGCGCCAGCGCCAGCCCGGACATCGAGCCGAACACGCCGATCGCGCGGGCGCGTTCGGCCGGGGCCGGGAAGGTGGTGGCCACGATGGCCATCGCGACCGGGTTGAGCATGGTGCCGCCGATCGCCTGCAGCGCGCGGGCCGCGATCAGCCAGCCGATGCCCGGCGCGAGGCTGCACAGCAGCGAACCGAGCCCGAACGCGGCGAGGCCGCACTGGAAGACCCGCTTGCGGCCGAACCGGTCGGCAGCCGAGCCGGCGAGCACCAGGAACCCGGCCAGCACCAGCGTGTAGGCGTCGACCGTCCACTGCAGCCCGGAGACGGACGCGCCGAGGTCGCGGCGGATCGAAGGCAGGGCGACGGTGACGATGGATATGTCCATCACCACCACGACGATGCTGGCGCAGCAGACGGCCAGCACGAGCGCGGGGCGATGAGCGGTCGGAGCGTTCATGCGATCGACGCTAGGATTTAGAGCGTGCTCGAAGTCAAACCGCCGATCCCCGCCGAGGGGCTGACCATCGCGGACGCGGCCCGCCGCACCGGGGTCAGCGCGCACACGCTGCGCTACTACGAACGAGCGGGCCTGGTGGTCACGAAGGTCGACCGCACGAGCGGCGGCCGCCGCCGCTACCGGAAACTGGACCTGGACTGGATCAAGATCTGCACGAAGCTCCGGGCCACCGGCATGCCGATCAAGACGATCCGCCGCTACGCCGACCTGGTCTCGGCCGGCCGCGGCAACGAGCAGGAACGCCTGGCCCTGCTGGAGGAGCACCGCGCCGACGTGCTGGCGAAGCTGGCCGAGCTGCAGGAGAACCTGCAGCTGATCGACCGCAAGATCGGCGTGTACCGCGGCCGCCTGGAAGCGGGCGACGCCGACGGCCTCTGGGCACCCGGGCAGCCGTAAAACCGCCCGACGAGGACGGTTCACGGCAAGCGAACAGCTTCCGCACAAGGCGGGGCACCCTTCCGGCGGCAGGGTGCCCCGCCTACGAAGGCCACCCGCTGCCCCGGCCGCGTGACGAGGTCGTCGACCAGGGTCTCGGCGCAGCGGGCGCGGCGCTGACCGCCTGCGGGACTTCCTCCCCCGCAACGGGCCCGACGTGCTGGAGCCGACCTGGCCAAGGGCGGTTCGCCGACGCCGGCGGCCGCGTGCGCTACACCAGTGTCTTCCCCGCCTGCTACGACGGCCGGAGGCCGCACATCCACTTCGAGGCTTCCGTCTCGAACCTCCAGAAGGTGAGCCTGAGCAGCGACAACGTCTTCGGCGACGACGGCGGCGGCCCGGGCGGACCGCCGCCGTCGCGCTAGTTCCCGGGCTTGAGCTCGTCGAACAGCGCGCGCAGCTGCGGCGGGATTTCGCCGCCGAACACGCTTTCCATGACGACGGCTTCGTCGACGGGGTTCGCGCTCCGGGTGAACATGGCTTCCTCGTAGACCGCCAGCGCTTCTTCGACGGGGTGCGCGGCGAGGGCCTGGCCGAGCTCGGCGCCGTCGAGCATGGCCAGGTTGGCGCCTTCGCCGTTCGGCGCGGTGAGGTGGGCGGCGTCGCCGACCAGGGTGACGCCGGGTACGCGCTCCCACCGCAACCCGACCGGCAGGGTGTGGTGCGGCCGCAGGACCGGTCCGGAATCGGCGTCGGTGAGCAGCGCGGTGAGCTCGGGCGCCCAGCCGTCGAACTCCGCCGCGAGCCGGGCGGCGGCCGCGCCGGGATCGCCGAAGTCGACGGCGTCGAACCACGCCAGCGGCCGCTCGAACTCGACGTAGGCGTGCAGGGTGTCCCCGCTTTCCCGGTGCGCGTTGATCCCCTGCCCCGGTGTGGGGCCGGCGACGAACATCGACCCGCCCCCGACCGCCTTCGCCACGGCGGCGTGCCGGGTGTCGGCGTCGAAGAGGTAGGTCTCGACGAACGAAGTGCCGGCGTACTCGGGCGTGGCGGCGGTGAGCAGCGGCCGGACCCGCGACCAGGCCCCGTCCGCGCCGACGAGCAGGGTGGCCGTGACGCTGGTGCCGTCGGTGAAGACCACTTCGTTCCCGGCCCGTACCTCGGCTGCCTTCCGTCCCCAGTGGACGGTGCCGGCGGGCAGCGAGTCCAGCAGCAGCTGCCGCAGCTCGCCCCGCTGCACCTCGGGCCGGCCGCCGGTGCCGTCGTCGCCCTTTTCGAACAGGACGGCCCCGGTCGAGTCGAGGACGCGCATCGCCTGACGGCCTTCGAGGACGAGGCCGCGGAACCCGGTCGTCAGCCCGGCGGCCTCGACGGCGAGCCGGCCGTTGTAGTCGTGGATGTCGAGCATGCCGCCCTGCATCCGCGCCATGGGTGAAGCTTCGGCTTCGTAGACGGTGGCTTCGATGCCGTGGACGTGCAGCACGCGGGCGAGGGTGAGTCCCCCGAGCCCGGCGCCGATGATGGTGACTGGGGTGCGCACGGTGACTCCTTCGGTCTCTGGAATTACGTTCCAGAGACTGTCGGGAGCCGCTGGCAGCCGGCGCACACGGCCCTGGCAGGGGCCTGGCAGCACGCACCCGCACTGCCCTCGAGGGCATCCCCAAGCACGCCCGGTTGCTCCCTTTGGTCGGTCCTCGTGCCCCCTCCCCCGGCACCGCGACGGCGCGACGATGACGGCCGACGATCGGGAGAACACCATGGCGTTGACCGTGACCTTCGCAGGCAGGACCCCCGCGACGAGCGGGGGCACCGCGTACTACCACGTCTGGACCTACACCGTGCAGGCGTCGTCGCTCGGGGAGTTCGGGCTCACCCAGCGGATCGCGCTCGCCCTGCCCGCCGCCGTCGACGTCCAGGACCCGCGCCGGTACCCGGACATCGGCGCGCTCGGCGGGGCCTTCCTCGAGAAGGACGCCGCGGGCAGCCGCCAGTACGCGGGGAAGGTCGTCGGGTTGCCGGGGACCGCCCAGACGATCGCCTTCGTCGCGCCGGCCGCCCAGGCGGACCGGGAGCTGTTCCTCGTCGGGGCGAGCGGGGCCGGCAAGCCGTGGACCGTGCTGCCGTTCGCGGTGACCGCGGGCGGCCCGGTCGCGAACGCGCAGGCCCTGCCCGCGCCGGCCGTCGGCGCCCGGGTCACCACCGGGCGGCCGCTGGC encodes the following:
- a CDS encoding MFS transporter; this translates as MNAPTAHRPALVLAVCCASIVVVVMDISIVTVALPSIRRDLGASVSGLQWTVDAYTLVLAGFLVLAGSAADRFGRKRVFQCGLAAFGLGSLLCSLAPGIGWLIAARALQAIGGTMLNPVAMAIVATTFPAPAERARAIGVFGSMSGLALALGPILGGALVDGFGWRAVFWVNVPIVAAALVATALFVPESRAPRARRFDPLGQLLVLVVLGSVVYALIESRPLGWTSPLVLGLFAVAALGVAGLLAHEPRRTDPLLELHLFRNVAFSSAIVMAVLALCGFGIFLFTATQYLQDVRGLPPLAAGLCLLPVGVLVLVLSPRTGRLVGTTGPRLPLVVAGSALALGGAAAAWLGPATPLPLVLAVFLLFGVFLGTVNPPITNTAVSGMPGSMAGVAASLASTGRQTGTTLGVALAGSAHGVWWLVAGLGAGLLALALVGTRRRAEALSLPRPTG
- a CDS encoding NAD(P)/FAD-dependent oxidoreductase, encoding MRTPVTIIGAGLGGLTLARVLHVHGIEATVYEAEASPMARMQGGMLDIHDYNGRLAVEAAGLTTGFRGLVLEGRQAMRVLDSTGAVLFEKGDDGTGGRPEVQRGELRQLLLDSLPAGTVHWGRKAAEVRAGNEVVFTDGTSVTATLLVGADGAWSRVRPLLTAATPEYAGTSFVETYLFDADTRHAAVAKAVGGGSMFVAGPTPGQGINAHRESGDTLHAYVEFERPLAWFDAVDFGDPGAAAARLAAEFDGWAPELTALLTDADSGPVLRPHHTLPVGLRWERVPGVTLVGDAAHLTAPNGEGANLAMLDGAELGQALAAHPVEEALAVYEEAMFTRSANPVDEAVVMESVFGGEIPPQLRALFDELKPGN
- a CDS encoding MerR family transcriptional regulator — translated: MLEVKPPIPAEGLTIADAARRTGVSAHTLRYYERAGLVVTKVDRTSGGRRRYRKLDLDWIKICTKLRATGMPIKTIRRYADLVSAGRGNEQERLALLEEHRADVLAKLAELQENLQLIDRKIGVYRGRLEAGDADGLWAPGQP